From a region of the Citricoccus muralis genome:
- the lepA gene encoding translation elongation factor 4 has product MSPMASNAPAPAATDPAVIRNFCIIAHIDHGKSTLADRMLQSTGVVQPRDMKAQYLDRMDIERERGITIKSQAVRMPWSLNGTDFTLNMIDTPGHVDFTYEVSRSLAACEGAILLVDAAQGIEAQTLANLYLAMENDLAIIPVLNKIDLPSADPDRYAAEIAGLIGCEPEDILRVSGKTGVGVEDLLDRVVEVIPAPTGKPDAPARAMIFDSVYDTYRGVVTYVRVVDGRLSPREKIRMMSTGATHELLEIGVSSPEPKPSKGLSVGEVGYLITGVKDVRQSKVGDTVTGAGNPAQEQIGGYEDPKPMVFSGLYPIDGSDYPVLRDALDKLKLNDAALVYEPETSVALGFGFRVGFLGLLHLEIIRERLEREFNLDLISTAPNVVYEVTKEDKTVVTVTNPSEFPEGKISEVAEPMASATIIVPSEFIGSVMELCQGKRGQMKGMDYLSEERVEIRYWIPLAEIVFDFFDLLKSRTKGYASLDWKADGEQTADLVKVDILLQGETVDAFSSITHKDNAYAYGVMMTGKLKELIPRQQYEVPIQAAIGSRIIARENIRAIRKDVLSKCYGGDISRKRKLLEKQKEGKKRMKMVGRVEVPQEAFIAALSSDGAGSETGAKK; this is encoded by the coding sequence GTGTCGCCCATGGCGAGCAACGCCCCCGCGCCCGCCGCCACCGATCCCGCGGTCATCAGGAATTTCTGCATCATCGCGCACATCGACCACGGCAAGTCGACCCTGGCGGACCGCATGCTCCAGTCCACCGGCGTGGTCCAGCCGCGGGACATGAAGGCCCAGTACCTGGACCGGATGGACATCGAGCGCGAGCGTGGCATCACCATCAAGTCGCAGGCCGTGCGTATGCCCTGGAGCCTCAACGGCACCGACTTCACGCTCAACATGATCGACACGCCGGGGCACGTCGACTTCACGTACGAGGTGTCCCGGTCCCTCGCGGCCTGTGAGGGCGCCATCCTGCTGGTGGACGCGGCCCAGGGCATCGAGGCGCAGACCCTGGCCAACCTCTACCTGGCCATGGAGAACGACCTGGCCATCATCCCCGTTCTGAACAAGATCGACCTGCCCTCCGCCGACCCGGACCGGTATGCCGCGGAGATCGCGGGACTCATCGGTTGCGAGCCGGAGGACATCCTTCGGGTCTCCGGCAAGACCGGCGTCGGAGTCGAGGACCTGCTCGATCGCGTCGTGGAGGTGATCCCCGCTCCCACGGGCAAGCCGGACGCCCCGGCCCGGGCCATGATCTTCGACTCCGTGTATGACACCTACCGGGGCGTGGTCACCTATGTCCGCGTGGTGGACGGCAGGCTGTCCCCGCGCGAGAAGATCAGGATGATGTCCACGGGGGCCACCCACGAACTCCTCGAGATAGGCGTGTCCTCCCCGGAGCCCAAGCCCTCCAAGGGACTCTCTGTCGGCGAGGTGGGCTACCTCATCACCGGGGTCAAGGACGTCCGCCAGTCCAAGGTCGGTGACACGGTGACGGGTGCCGGAAATCCGGCGCAGGAGCAGATCGGCGGCTATGAGGATCCCAAGCCGATGGTCTTCTCCGGGCTGTACCCGATCGACGGTTCGGACTATCCCGTGCTGCGTGACGCCCTGGACAAGCTCAAGCTCAACGACGCTGCCCTGGTGTATGAGCCCGAGACGTCCGTGGCCCTCGGCTTCGGATTCCGGGTGGGCTTCCTCGGCCTGCTGCACCTGGAGATCATCCGTGAGCGCCTGGAGCGCGAGTTCAACCTGGACCTGATCTCCACCGCCCCGAACGTGGTCTACGAGGTCACCAAGGAGGACAAGACGGTCGTCACGGTGACGAACCCGTCCGAGTTCCCCGAGGGCAAGATCAGCGAGGTCGCCGAGCCCATGGCCTCGGCGACGATCATCGTCCCCAGTGAGTTCATCGGCTCCGTCATGGAACTCTGCCAGGGCAAGCGGGGCCAGATGAAGGGGATGGACTACCTCTCCGAGGAGCGCGTGGAGATCCGCTACTGGATCCCGCTGGCGGAGATCGTCTTCGACTTCTTCGATCTGCTCAAGTCCCGCACCAAGGGCTATGCCTCGCTGGACTGGAAGGCCGACGGCGAGCAGACCGCCGACCTGGTCAAGGTGGACATCCTGCTCCAGGGCGAGACCGTGGACGCGTTCAGCTCCATCACCCACAAGGACAACGCCTACGCCTATGGCGTGATGATGACCGGCAAGCTCAAGGAGCTGATCCCGCGCCAGCAGTACGAGGTGCCGATCCAGGCTGCCATCGGCTCGCGCATCATCGCCCGCGAGAACATCCGCGCCATCCGCAAGGATGTGCTCTCCAAGTGCTACGGCGGCGACATCTCCCGTAAGCGCAAGCTGCTGGAGAAGCAGAAGGAGGGCAAGAAGCGCATGAAGATGGTCGGCCGCGTGGAGGTCCCGCAGGAGGCCTTCATCGCCGCTCTGTCCTCGGACGGCGCGGGCTCCGAGACCGGCGCCAAGAAGTAG
- a CDS encoding DUF4870 domain-containing protein, producing MSQQQPGSPHRPRPGAAPRRDQQLQGSPDQAEPLTPAEDRQWATLAHFGGFLGCIPSLVIYLVFRHRGPFTAQEAKEALNFTLPPTVLAIVANLLALIPIVGGIFGIVAMLLWLFMTVSGVAAGIQCNKGRPYRYPLNLRLIQ from the coding sequence GTGTCCCAGCAGCAGCCCGGCAGTCCGCACCGCCCGCGCCCCGGCGCCGCCCCCCGGCGCGACCAGCAGCTGCAGGGGTCACCGGATCAGGCCGAGCCGCTGACGCCGGCCGAGGACCGTCAGTGGGCCACCCTCGCGCACTTCGGCGGCTTCCTCGGATGCATCCCCTCCCTGGTGATCTACCTGGTCTTCCGCCACCGCGGTCCGTTCACGGCCCAGGAGGCCAAGGAGGCGCTGAACTTCACGCTGCCGCCCACGGTATTGGCCATCGTGGCGAACCTGCTGGCCCTCATCCCGATCGTCGGGGGCATCTTCGGCATCGTCGCCATGCTCCTGTGGCTGTTCATGACGGTCTCGGGCGTGGCCGCCGGCATCCAGTGCAACAAGGGCCGCCCCTACCGCTACCCGCTGAACCTGCGCCTGATCCAGTAG
- the hemW gene encoding radical SAM family heme chaperone HemW, translating to MPSILPLGDPAPDDGRFPAPVGNRVREAAEAGQPRTFSLYVHVPFCSVRCGYCDFNTYTAEDLGPGASRTSYADTVVGELDFAAQALAGSGIPARTLETVFFGGGTPTLLPAVDLVRILGRARDVFGITPGAEITSEANPDSVSLESLREMAAGGFTRVSFGMQSAVPHVLATLDRTHRQENVPAAVGWAREAGLEVSLDLIYGTPGESLEDWRTTVEAALALKPDHISAYSLIVEDGTKFGAAVKRGTVADVDPDDQADKYLLAERLFAEAGFRWYEISNWAHDPEDRGIHRARHNVAYWRDQDWWGAGPGAHSHLAGVRFWNAKHPAAYAQRLATGISPSVGREQPDAEARFLERVMLGVRLSDGLPTAALEEAPDGGVQARQEIAAMIGEGLLDGRAALAGRVVPTLQGRLLDDAIVRRLAGF from the coding sequence TTGCCTTCGATCCTTCCCCTCGGCGATCCCGCGCCCGACGACGGCCGGTTCCCCGCCCCGGTGGGGAACCGGGTGCGTGAGGCGGCCGAGGCCGGCCAGCCGCGCACCTTCAGCCTCTACGTGCACGTCCCGTTCTGCTCGGTGCGTTGCGGTTACTGCGACTTCAACACCTATACCGCCGAGGACCTGGGACCCGGCGCGTCCCGGACGTCCTACGCGGACACCGTGGTCGGTGAGCTGGACTTCGCGGCGCAGGCGTTGGCTGGCTCGGGGATCCCTGCGCGCACGCTGGAGACCGTCTTCTTCGGCGGTGGCACGCCTACTCTGCTGCCAGCCGTAGACCTGGTCCGCATCCTTGGCAGGGCTCGGGACGTCTTCGGGATCACGCCCGGAGCCGAGATCACCTCGGAGGCCAACCCCGACTCGGTGTCCCTGGAATCGCTGCGGGAGATGGCCGCCGGTGGATTCACCCGGGTCTCCTTCGGCATGCAGTCCGCCGTCCCGCACGTGTTGGCCACGCTGGACCGCACGCACCGGCAGGAGAACGTCCCGGCCGCCGTCGGCTGGGCCCGCGAGGCCGGCCTGGAGGTGTCCCTGGACCTGATCTACGGCACGCCGGGGGAGTCCCTGGAGGACTGGCGCACCACCGTCGAGGCCGCACTGGCCCTGAAGCCGGACCACATCTCGGCTTATTCGCTCATCGTGGAGGACGGGACCAAGTTCGGGGCCGCTGTGAAGCGGGGGACCGTGGCTGACGTGGATCCGGACGACCAGGCTGACAAGTACCTGCTGGCCGAGCGGCTCTTCGCCGAGGCGGGCTTCCGCTGGTACGAGATCTCGAACTGGGCCCATGACCCCGAGGACCGCGGTATCCACCGGGCACGGCACAATGTGGCCTACTGGCGTGACCAGGACTGGTGGGGAGCGGGCCCCGGGGCGCACTCACACCTGGCCGGCGTCCGGTTCTGGAACGCCAAGCATCCGGCGGCCTACGCGCAGCGGCTGGCCACCGGTATCTCGCCGTCCGTCGGCCGGGAGCAACCCGACGCGGAGGCTCGGTTCCTCGAGCGCGTCATGCTGGGCGTCCGGCTCTCGGACGGGCTGCCGACGGCCGCCCTGGAGGAAGCGCCCGACGGCGGCGTCCAGGCCCGCCAGGAGATCGCCGCGATGATCGGTGAGGGACTGCTGGACGGACGGGCGGCGCTGGCCGGCCGGGTGGTGCCGACCCTGCAGGGACGGCTGCTGGACGACGCGATTGTCCGGCGACTCGCGGGGTTCTGA
- the ybeY gene encoding rRNA maturation RNase YbeY, which yields MAIEIVNESGAEVDEESLLALSRSVLESLHVHPGAELSVVCVDEAAMEQLHLEWMDLPDATDVMSFPMDELRPGTAEDPSPEGLLGDVVICPQVAAVQAARSGHSAADEVLLLLVHGLLHLLGFDHEEPEEKNEMFALQRQLLSDFLGRPAPDPTED from the coding sequence ATGGCCATTGAGATCGTCAACGAGTCCGGCGCTGAGGTCGACGAGGAGTCGCTGCTCGCCCTGTCCCGTTCCGTCCTGGAATCGCTGCACGTGCATCCGGGTGCGGAACTCTCCGTGGTGTGCGTGGACGAGGCCGCCATGGAACAGCTCCACCTGGAGTGGATGGACCTGCCGGACGCCACGGATGTCATGAGCTTCCCCATGGACGAACTCCGCCCGGGCACCGCCGAGGACCCGAGCCCGGAGGGGCTGCTGGGCGACGTGGTCATCTGCCCGCAGGTCGCCGCCGTCCAGGCCGCCCGCAGCGGGCATTCCGCCGCGGACGAGGTCCTGCTGCTGCTGGTCCACGGATTGCTCCACCTGCTCGGCTTCGACCATGAGGAGCCCGAGGAGAAGAACGAGATGTTCGCTCTCCAGCGCCAGCTGCTCAGCGACTTCCTCGGCCGCCCGGCCCCAGACCCCACCGAAGACTGA
- the hrcA gene encoding heat-inducible transcriptional repressor HrcA has protein sequence MSEQPRRMQVLQAIVEDYVSSREPVGSKALVDRHQLGVSSATVRNDMAALEEEGLIVAPHTSSGRIPTDKGYRIFVDQISEVKPLSAAEKRAVQSLLDANGDFNEMMARTVRLLAQLTNQVAVLQYPHADSSTIRHIEFVFLAPRRALVVVILSTGQVDQRAFGLEVEANETSLTVLKQQFLRYLDGLTPVQAAEGLRLALAEVPAEDRDLALAFAVQLDQMFAARREDRIIMAGTANLARSTGDFPFSIGPILEALEEQVVLLRLLTEMEQDVRGLSVRIGSENTGSLSEASVVAAGYGSGAKLGVVGPTRMDYPGTMTAVRAIARYLSRILSQ, from the coding sequence ATGAGCGAACAGCCGCGCCGCATGCAGGTGCTCCAGGCCATCGTGGAGGACTACGTGTCCTCCCGCGAGCCCGTCGGCTCCAAGGCCCTGGTGGACCGCCACCAGCTGGGCGTCTCCTCGGCCACCGTCCGGAATGACATGGCCGCCCTGGAGGAGGAGGGGCTCATCGTGGCCCCGCACACCTCCTCCGGACGCATTCCCACGGACAAGGGCTACCGGATCTTCGTGGACCAGATCTCCGAGGTGAAGCCGCTGTCCGCCGCGGAGAAGCGCGCGGTGCAGTCGCTGCTGGACGCCAATGGCGACTTCAACGAGATGATGGCCCGCACCGTGCGGCTGCTCGCGCAGCTCACCAACCAGGTGGCCGTGTTGCAGTACCCCCATGCGGACTCCTCCACCATCCGGCACATCGAGTTCGTCTTCCTGGCGCCCCGCCGGGCCCTCGTCGTGGTGATCCTGTCCACCGGACAGGTCGACCAGCGTGCCTTCGGCCTCGAGGTCGAGGCCAACGAGACGTCCCTGACCGTGCTGAAGCAGCAGTTCCTGCGCTACCTGGACGGGCTGACCCCGGTCCAAGCCGCGGAGGGTCTCCGGCTGGCGCTGGCCGAGGTGCCGGCGGAGGACCGCGATCTTGCCCTGGCCTTCGCCGTCCAGCTGGACCAGATGTTCGCGGCCCGCCGGGAGGACCGGATCATCATGGCCGGTACCGCCAACCTGGCACGCTCGACCGGAGACTTCCCGTTCTCGATCGGCCCCATCCTGGAGGCCCTCGAGGAACAGGTCGTGTTGTTGCGCCTGCTGACCGAGATGGAGCAGGATGTGCGTGGCCTCAGCGTGCGCATCGGCTCTGAGAACACCGGCTCCCTGTCCGAGGCGTCCGTCGTCGCCGCCGGCTACGGCTCCGGCGCCAAGCTCGGCGTCGTGGGCCCCACCCGCATGGACTACCCGGGCACCATGACCGCCGTGCGGGCGATCGCCCGGTACCTGTCCCGGATCCTGTCGCAGTAG
- a CDS encoding 16S rRNA (uracil(1498)-N(3))-methyltransferase: MSNPLFYVGDGELAPVSAGATVVVSGAEARHAAQVMRLSPGERVDVADGSGRRVSGTVHSAAPDRLEVTAETVHDEPAPHPELVLVQALAKGDRDLLAIQTATELGFDAVHPWQAERSIVRWKGDKAAKAVTKWEAALLSASKQARRARVPRTEKVLDGVGVASVCGPGSLVLVLHEDARQSLGEAVAEAGMLTGGAVERIVLVVGPEGGISPAETAALSEAGGRPVLLGRHVLRSSTAGPAAVAVLQQLLGRFGPRT; the protein is encoded by the coding sequence GTGAGCAACCCCCTCTTCTACGTCGGTGACGGCGAGCTGGCCCCCGTCTCGGCGGGGGCCACCGTCGTGGTCTCGGGTGCCGAGGCCCGGCACGCGGCCCAGGTCATGCGGCTCTCGCCGGGGGAGCGCGTGGACGTGGCGGACGGATCCGGCCGGCGCGTGAGCGGCACCGTGCACTCCGCGGCGCCCGACCGGCTGGAGGTCACCGCCGAGACCGTTCACGACGAGCCGGCGCCGCACCCCGAGCTCGTGCTCGTCCAGGCCCTCGCCAAGGGCGACCGGGACCTGCTGGCCATCCAGACGGCGACGGAACTGGGGTTCGACGCCGTGCACCCCTGGCAGGCCGAACGTTCCATCGTGCGGTGGAAGGGTGACAAAGCTGCCAAGGCCGTGACCAAGTGGGAGGCAGCCCTGCTCTCGGCCTCAAAGCAGGCACGCCGCGCCCGGGTGCCGCGCACGGAGAAGGTGCTCGACGGCGTCGGGGTCGCCTCGGTCTGTGGCCCCGGTTCCCTGGTGCTCGTCCTGCATGAGGACGCACGGCAGTCGCTGGGCGAGGCCGTCGCCGAGGCGGGGATGCTGACCGGAGGGGCCGTGGAACGGATCGTGCTGGTGGTCGGCCCCGAGGGTGGCATCAGCCCGGCCGAGACCGCAGCCCTGTCCGAGGCCGGGGGGCGTCCCGTGCTGTTGGGGCGCCATGTGCTCCGGTCCTCCACTGCCGGCCCGGCCGCCGTCGCAGTCCTCCAGCAGCTGCTGGGACGGTTCGGGCCTCGGACGTAG
- the dnaJ gene encoding molecular chaperone DnaJ, with protein sequence MADHYEVLGVGRDASAEEIKRAYRKLARKLHPDVNPAPDASEEFKNVTRAYEVLSDQEKRRNYDATGHENGTGGMGGGFGGADFGGFQDIFETFFGGGGSGGMGGGRGGGPASRARRGQDALITAKLDLSDAVFGTEKTLEVDTAVVCPTCDGSCCQPGTHPETCTICNGQGAIRRPVRSILGTVMAAETCSACQGFGTVIPDPCRECSGQGRIRERTSLTIKIPAGVATGTRIQLAGRGEAGPGGGPNADLYVEIEVRQHEVFVRDGDHLLATMSVPMAAAALGTTLTLDTFDGEKDVPVKAGTQSGEVQTLKGLGVGRLRSSGRGDLKVTLRVETPTKLDDEQRALLEQLAGLRGEDLVHGTTEHRGLFSKFRDNLKNL encoded by the coding sequence GTGGCTGACCATTACGAGGTGCTCGGCGTTGGCCGGGACGCCTCCGCTGAGGAGATCAAGCGTGCCTACCGCAAGTTGGCCCGCAAGCTCCATCCCGACGTGAACCCGGCTCCCGACGCCTCCGAGGAGTTCAAGAACGTCACGCGTGCCTACGAGGTCCTCTCGGACCAGGAGAAGCGCCGCAACTATGACGCCACGGGCCATGAGAACGGCACCGGCGGCATGGGCGGCGGTTTCGGTGGCGCCGACTTCGGTGGTTTCCAGGACATCTTCGAGACGTTCTTCGGCGGTGGCGGCTCCGGCGGCATGGGCGGTGGCAGGGGCGGTGGTCCCGCCAGCCGTGCGCGGCGGGGACAGGACGCCCTCATCACGGCCAAGCTCGACCTCAGCGATGCGGTCTTCGGCACCGAGAAGACCCTCGAGGTGGACACCGCCGTGGTGTGCCCCACCTGTGACGGCAGCTGCTGCCAGCCGGGCACGCACCCGGAGACATGCACCATCTGCAATGGCCAAGGCGCCATCCGCCGGCCGGTCCGCTCCATCCTCGGCACCGTCATGGCCGCCGAGACGTGCTCGGCCTGCCAGGGCTTCGGCACCGTCATCCCGGATCCGTGCCGCGAGTGCTCCGGGCAGGGCCGCATCCGTGAGCGGACCTCACTGACCATCAAGATTCCCGCCGGTGTGGCCACGGGGACCCGGATCCAGCTTGCCGGGCGCGGCGAGGCCGGTCCCGGTGGCGGTCCGAATGCCGATCTCTACGTGGAGATCGAGGTGCGTCAGCACGAGGTGTTCGTCCGCGACGGCGACCACCTGTTGGCCACGATGAGCGTGCCGATGGCCGCCGCCGCCCTGGGTACCACGCTCACGCTGGACACCTTCGACGGTGAGAAGGACGTGCCGGTGAAGGCCGGCACCCAGTCCGGAGAGGTGCAGACCCTCAAGGGCCTGGGCGTCGGCCGGTTGCGGAGCTCCGGCCGGGGCGATCTCAAGGTCACCCTACGGGTGGAGACCCCCACCAAACTCGACGACGAGCAGCGCGCCCTGCTGGAGCAGCTGGCCGGTCTGCGCGGTGAGGACCTGGTGCACGGCACCACGGAGCACCGCGGGTTGTTCTCCAAGTTCCGGGACAACCTCAAGAACCTGTGA
- a CDS encoding PhoH family protein, giving the protein MPHQPGAEAPPLSLSTERDHITITFASAETMVRTFGPQDLLLRILDGLYPDLTVSVRGEDLDVEGPAPDVQQARQVIEDLHGLARRGTSITPEVIEQVSSLVRGGSGAQASGLLSASILSSRGRKIRPKTANQQHYVESIDQNTITFGLGPAGTGKTYLAMAKAVQALQAKEVNRIILTRPAVEAGERLGYLPGSLSEKIDPYLRPLYDALHDMVEPESIPRLMADGTIEVAPLAYMRGRTLNDAFIILDEAQNTTVEQMKMFLTRLGFGSHMVVTGDTSQVDLPRGTNSGLAQSVSILEGVEDIAVIRLQSADVVRHRLVSRIVDAYENAGGRTDGH; this is encoded by the coding sequence TTGCCCCACCAGCCAGGAGCTGAAGCACCTCCCTTGAGTCTTTCCACGGAACGTGACCACATCACCATCACCTTCGCCTCCGCGGAGACCATGGTGCGGACCTTCGGGCCGCAAGACCTGTTGCTGCGAATCCTCGACGGCCTCTATCCGGATCTGACCGTCTCCGTGCGCGGTGAGGACCTGGACGTGGAGGGCCCCGCACCGGATGTGCAGCAGGCGCGCCAGGTGATCGAGGACCTGCACGGCCTGGCCCGGCGCGGCACCTCGATCACCCCCGAGGTCATCGAACAGGTGTCCAGCCTGGTGCGGGGTGGTTCCGGGGCCCAGGCCTCCGGACTGCTCTCCGCCTCGATCCTCTCCAGCCGGGGCCGCAAGATCCGGCCCAAGACGGCGAATCAGCAGCACTATGTGGAGAGCATCGACCAGAACACCATCACCTTCGGGCTTGGTCCTGCCGGCACCGGCAAGACCTACCTGGCCATGGCCAAGGCGGTCCAGGCGTTGCAGGCCAAGGAGGTCAACCGGATCATCCTCACCCGGCCGGCGGTCGAGGCGGGGGAGCGGTTGGGGTACCTGCCGGGCTCTCTCAGCGAGAAGATCGACCCGTACCTGCGGCCCCTCTACGATGCGTTGCATGACATGGTCGAACCCGAGTCCATCCCGCGGCTCATGGCGGACGGGACGATCGAGGTGGCGCCCCTGGCCTACATGCGCGGGCGCACGCTCAACGATGCGTTCATCATCCTCGACGAGGCCCAGAACACCACGGTCGAGCAGATGAAGATGTTCCTGACCCGTCTCGGCTTCGGCTCTCACATGGTCGTCACCGGCGACACCAGCCAGGTCGACCTCCCGCGGGGGACCAACTCGGGCCTGGCCCAGTCTGTCTCCATCCTGGAGGGCGTGGAGGACATCGCCGTCATCCGGCTGCAGTCCGCAGACGTGGTCCGCCACCGCCTCGTGAGCCGGATCGTGGACGCCTATGAGAACGCTGGGGGGCGCACCGATGGCCATTGA
- a CDS encoding DUF3097 family protein, which yields MEWNNWGPGTLDGGFRPTARTVEKVPANQGAVLEDTETGFTGAVLRVEKSGGVHLVVLEDRRGRTKSFPLGYGFLVDGEPVEVVAPAPGGTSGASPAKPARTASGSVRVDHARARTARASRIWVEGLHDAELVEKVWGEDLRLEGIVVEPLHGVDDLAGAIRDFSPGPQRRLGILVDHLVTGSKEERIAAEAMKVPGARGNVLIVGHPYVDVWQVIKPAVLGIGAWPVVPRGQDWKTGILAGLGWPHRTKEDIGLGWKRLLSQVRTYADLEPTLLGRVEEVIDFLTAVEH from the coding sequence GTGGAATGGAACAACTGGGGCCCGGGCACCCTCGACGGCGGCTTCCGCCCGACCGCCCGCACCGTCGAGAAGGTCCCCGCGAACCAGGGCGCCGTCCTGGAGGACACGGAGACCGGATTCACCGGTGCCGTCCTGCGGGTCGAGAAGTCCGGTGGCGTGCACCTGGTCGTCCTGGAGGACCGGCGGGGACGCACGAAGTCCTTTCCTCTGGGTTATGGCTTCCTCGTGGACGGCGAGCCCGTCGAGGTGGTGGCCCCAGCACCGGGCGGCACCTCCGGTGCCTCCCCCGCGAAGCCGGCCCGGACGGCGTCGGGCTCCGTGCGCGTGGACCATGCCCGGGCCCGCACGGCGCGCGCCTCCCGCATCTGGGTCGAAGGGCTGCATGACGCCGAGCTCGTGGAGAAGGTCTGGGGTGAGGACCTGCGCCTGGAGGGGATCGTCGTCGAGCCGCTCCACGGGGTGGACGACCTGGCGGGCGCGATCAGAGACTTCTCGCCCGGTCCGCAGCGCCGGCTCGGCATCCTCGTGGACCATCTCGTGACCGGGTCCAAGGAGGAGAGGATCGCCGCCGAGGCCATGAAGGTGCCCGGGGCCCGCGGCAACGTGCTGATCGTCGGTCATCCCTACGTGGACGTCTGGCAGGTCATCAAGCCCGCTGTCCTGGGCATCGGTGCCTGGCCGGTGGTGCCCAGGGGCCAGGACTGGAAGACGGGCATCCTCGCCGGCCTCGGCTGGCCGCACCGGACCAAGGAGGACATCGGCCTGGGCTGGAAGAGGCTGTTGTCCCAGGTGCGGACCTATGCCGACCTGGAGCCGACCCTGCTGGGGCGGGTGGAAGAGGTCATCGATTTCCTGACCGCCGTCGAGCACTGA
- a CDS encoding hemolysin family protein, protein MLTSLILAVLLAALLFLSWILGVAEASLGYLSRKEAEGIAMRRPRSPILTVMARLPEHLHALRFWRLFAETTAAVAGTLFIHSLTGTIWITALLSLLLMGLVALLLTVLSPRQVGTKHDVAAAQRTAGLVRFLTALLGSLPARVAAPGPRSEDEEEEAAEIEERHFREFVARANDADVLEDAEAELIRSVFDMGDTLVRAVMVPRTDVVTVETGTTLEDAMNLFLRSGCSRIPLIGDNADEVFGMVYLKDVARALHRGLGDGAADPASPVDAVARDVRFVPESKPVSVLLQELQRESTHIAVVVDEYGGTAGLVTLEDLIEEIVGEISDEYDRQDRPEVEPLDDGSFSVDARMGIDDFAELFGMDLDDEEDVDTVGGLLAKTLGRVPIQGSHVAVQGIELTAESLQGRRNRVARLVVRESPRDGGHARRRPGTDLLPAHLTDRNAASASTPASRETP, encoded by the coding sequence ATGCTCACCTCGCTCATCCTGGCGGTCCTGCTGGCCGCATTGCTGTTCCTGTCCTGGATCCTCGGTGTCGCCGAAGCCTCGTTGGGCTACCTGTCCCGCAAGGAGGCCGAGGGGATCGCGATGCGCCGCCCGCGCAGCCCCATCCTCACGGTCATGGCCCGGCTGCCGGAGCACCTGCACGCCCTGCGGTTCTGGCGGCTGTTCGCCGAGACCACCGCCGCCGTGGCCGGTACCCTGTTCATTCACTCCCTCACCGGGACCATCTGGATCACCGCCCTGTTGTCCCTCCTGCTGATGGGGCTCGTCGCCCTGCTGCTGACCGTGCTCTCGCCGCGCCAGGTGGGGACCAAGCACGACGTGGCGGCCGCCCAGCGCACCGCGGGCCTCGTTCGCTTCCTCACTGCCCTCCTCGGCTCGCTGCCGGCACGCGTGGCGGCACCCGGCCCGAGGTCGGAGGATGAGGAGGAGGAGGCCGCCGAGATCGAGGAGCGTCACTTCCGGGAGTTCGTCGCCCGGGCCAACGACGCCGACGTCTTGGAGGATGCCGAGGCCGAGCTCATCCGCTCCGTGTTCGACATGGGGGACACCCTGGTGCGCGCCGTGATGGTGCCGCGCACCGATGTCGTCACCGTCGAGACCGGGACCACCCTGGAAGACGCGATGAACCTGTTCCTGCGCTCCGGCTGCTCCCGCATCCCGCTCATCGGGGACAACGCGGACGAGGTCTTCGGCATGGTCTACCTCAAGGACGTGGCCCGGGCGCTGCACCGTGGCCTGGGGGATGGCGCGGCGGATCCGGCCAGCCCCGTGGACGCCGTGGCCCGGGACGTGCGCTTCGTCCCCGAGTCGAAGCCGGTGTCCGTGCTGCTGCAGGAGCTCCAGCGCGAGTCCACCCACATCGCGGTCGTGGTGGACGAGTACGGCGGCACCGCCGGCCTCGTGACGCTCGAGGACCTCATCGAGGAGATCGTCGGCGAGATCTCGGACGAGTACGACCGCCAGGACCGTCCCGAGGTCGAACCCCTCGATGACGGCTCGTTCAGCGTGGACGCCCGCATGGGCATCGATGACTTCGCCGAGCTGTTCGGCATGGATCTGGACGACGAGGAGGACGTGGACACCGTCGGCGGCCTGCTCGCCAAGACGCTGGGCCGCGTCCCCATCCAGGGCTCGCACGTGGCCGTCCAGGGCATCGAGCTGACGGCCGAGTCCCTGCAGGGCCGGCGCAACCGCGTCGCGCGCCTGGTGGTGCGGGAGTCCCCGCGGGACGGTGGCCACGCCCGACGCCGGCCCGGCACCGACCTGCTGCCAGCCCACCTGACCGATCGCAACGCCGCCTCGGCATCCACCCCAGCCTCCCGGGAGACCCCATGA